The genomic region GCTGAGTTGTTTAACTGGTGTCTCAATGTGAACACTGACAAAATCCTGCACATTTGCAGATAAAAACGGACCTCCGTCCTCCACTCAGATGTTCTTACTGGATTTTTGTAACTGTGTCTCATTGAGATAAACTTTTAAACAGTTACAAGTGAAAAAAGCTGCAGAGGACACAAACTGATCCGGTGGCTCCATCTAGTGTTGTCACAACATTACACAGAGACGGGGATAAACTTCTATATGCTTTAAGTGGTACGACACAGTGGAATATAAtgtgtaaacaaactgtttgttCCATCTGTGCATGAACTAATTACCAAAGAGGCCCACTGGGCTTTATATGAAGAGAGTGTTATACTGTCAAAATCAGCAACATGATCCAGAACAGACACATTACCAAACCTAACGAGATGGAAACGGTTTCACACAATATCCACAAGCTTCACTCATTAgaagaataattaaaaattaagatcacatttatgtattttgtcCCACAAGAGCTTCCGTCTCCGTGCAATCAAGCGACAATGTGATTGGCGTCCGATTCCCAAAGCAGCCCGCCTCCTCGTCGCGTCCTCGAAGCCCATTGGTTCCTACACCCGTCCTTCAACTGAACACGGAACTAAAGGTAAACACGAGTTTTCTTTCACAGCTGCTGGTATTTTGGATTTTTACTTTCGGATGTTGTAACGTCATGAAGACAGGTAGGGaccagttaaaaacaaaaggacagaAAGTGAACTGCTTTTATACCAAAATACAACATTACATAATCTAATagggaagaaggagaggagcttgataagTGTAGGATTCTaggctaaagctaaagctaaagctaaagctaaccTCATACATAAATGGAAAACATATCGTCAGACTGTGGTcaacaaacatttaatcaataaatataaagtgaaagGGTTTGGTAATAAGTTTTGGTGATAGGTTTTCCTGCACAGTACTTTTATCATATATGTAATACATACTATATGTATAAAATTGAAAACACTTGAAACAAAGCAgtgtgacagacacaaacactgtaatATAGTACAATAATGAATGTTGCCCACAGCAGTTTCCTCAGGGAGGATAATAAATGACTTCTTTAGGTGTTACCACAGCCCTTCTCACAGTTTGCTCCTCATCTGGTGTCTTTAGGTCTCTTGTCTGACCCGCTGAAGAACATGGCGTCTCTCAGCAGCCTGTCTCTGCTGGGCTTCAAGCAGCTGTCGGTCCACCTGGTCGACTGTATGAAGACACGAGCAGACCTCAGACCAGATTTGAAGCATGAGCATGAAGGTGAGCAGCTGCCATGATCCCTATTTTACATGTATATGAGGTTTCCTCAAGAAATCCAGATCCTTGAAATGTTCACTTTACTGTTATTATCCCCATGGGTTTGTGGGTTTTCTCTAAGTACTTGGACTTCCTCCCACAGTCTAAAGACTCGCCGTTAACTTACATTAGGGTCACTTGCTGACATTGTACTGCCCATAGGTGTTAATGGTCAGTTGCGCTGTGATTGACTCCCTCAACAACTCTTTACAGGAAAAGTTGTTGGAGTAATTATTAgagtaaaagacaaaacagtatGAACACATTGTAAAAGGTTTTTGCAACAAACTCAGCCAACTGGCTTCTCTCCTGTGCATGGACTTTATTTGACCTTCTAACTCAACACCTTTTCACAAATTaagcatacagtacatcaagaaAGTAGTCACGCtgcttttcaacattttattttacaacctCCTTGAGATGTTTCGACAGCTTGATTGGAGTccacctaaccctaaccctaaccctaggtcccacagttaacagttcatgtcagagcacaaaccaagccatgaggtccaaggaattgtctgtagacctcagaGACAGGATTATATCGAGCAACAGATAtggggaagggtacagaaaaaattctgcagcattgaaggaGCACCGAGAAACCGCCTTAGTCAGAGAGGTGACTGAGAACTAGGTCCTCACTCTCAAAGAGCTCCAGCATTTGTCTGTGGAGAGAGAATgatccagaagaacaaccatctctgcagcacctTGAATAATTATGTTCgttaagttattttttttatttagtatttcgaatacatttgcaaagattacaaacaaacttctttcatgtTGACATTATGGGATATTTGTAGAATTtggataaaaataatattaaaataaaaaaaaaaaatgtaaatactgcgaacactttctggatgcactgtaattACTCTAAATACTCAGAGACCAATTGAATTTACAGAGCTAAGAGTTGATTTCAACCATACAGTTCATCTTAGTCTATGATTTCTGGCAGCAGCATTATGCTTCTCAActctttatattatttaatatttaacatgttgtaCTATAATAAAATCTTGTGCCATCCACACCCATAGTGCTAATGCAGGTTTTTTTCCAGACAGACATCAACTATCTCTTAGAATCAGAGTTGTACCTCGCTTGTTGCTGTGGCAGGTTCAACATCTAGTAGAAAACCTAATCTCTAATCTAATTGTAATGTATCCATTACAtgacctgtctgtgtgtgaattgGGTTTCCATAGACTCATCTGACGATCGCTCGGTCGTCGCTCTGAAGAAACTCTCTGTGTCCCTGGTGGACTGCATGCAAAATCCAGGACTGCTTGGGCAGTTGATCCATCAGGCTGAAGAGCAGAGTCACTCCAACATCAAAGTCGActtaaaagaggaagaagaggaagaacagCAAGCAGAGAAAATAGAAGTGATAAACCCGGAGCTGGAGCAGCACCCAGACTGGTGTAATGGCATCAGAACAGAGTTCAGTTCgtataaagaagaagaagaagattgtGACGACAGAGACTCAAACAGAGAAGAAACCAAAGCTGAAGAAACAGATGAACTTATATTTGGTCAAACGGGAGCTGATGGGATACTGTTAGTGTTTCAGGACTGTCAGCGAGCGAGTGGTGAGTCAGAGGTACGTCAGGAGGATGCAGGTTGCACCGTCGCAGAATCACAACATCATCAGAAAACTGTCCCTGCAGAGGACGTCAGCACACAGGAGCAACATGACGCTGAGGCGCAGGGTGAAGCTGACGATGTAGAAACATCTGAGCCTGGAACTGGAGGTAATATTTGAGCTTCTCATCTGGATTGTTTCAACAGTGGAGAATATTTTAGACGAAAACTGTTATTGAGGACTATGAATATTTGTCACTTTTGCttaagaaatgacaaaaacaacaaattgtcAAAGTTGCTGCTGATGCATTTTGATTTTCTGTCAACTATCAACACACATTGGAGTTCATTGGAGATCGTCTCTCTAATATAAACTTCAATTATCTTATCAATAATATCCACTAAAATATTGTTATGTTATTAGACAGAAACAGAATTTTaactcttcctcttttcctcttttctaaCAACCTCTCCGCTCCGCTGTGTTCTTGATGGACCAGAGAAGAAACAGCAGGACAATGCGTCCGAAGCTCAAGCTTACCTCTGCGAGAACTGTGGGAAATCCTTTGCGAGGCGGAGCAACGTCACCAGACACCAGCGACAACACTGCAGCATGACAAGATGTACGCTGAGCCAGTCGGAGTCGGACCAGGCAGAGCAGGAAGCTCAATCATGCGGTGAAAGCAGCTTAATGTTTTGTAACAAGCAGCACTTAAAGCTGCATGAACGTGTTCACAAAGAGAACGCAAAAGAGGTTCAACGCGAGAGACGTCACACCTGCACGCAATGCAACAAGAGCTTCTACTTGATGCACACCCTGCGGCAGCACCTCCTCATCCACACCGGGGAGAAATCCTTCAGCTGCGAGGTGTGCGGGAAGCAGTTCGGGAGAGAAGGCACCCTGAAGGAGCATCAGCTGATCCACACAGGTGAGAGACCATTTAAATGTGAGCAGTGCGGTAAGACCTGTGCGCGGAAGGGGGACCTCAAAATCCACATGCTGAGTCACTCTGAGGAGAGGCCGCACGGCTGCAGCCGCTGC from Anabas testudineus chromosome 18, fAnaTes1.2, whole genome shotgun sequence harbors:
- the LOC113168231 gene encoding oocyte zinc finger protein XlCOF6-like, with the translated sequence MKTGLLSDPLKNMASLSSLSLLGFKQLSVHLVDCMKTRADLRPDLKHEHEDSSDDRSVVALKKLSVSLVDCMQNPGLLGQLIHQAEEQSHSNIKVDLKEEEEEEQQAEKIEVINPELEQHPDWCNGIRTEFSSYKEEEEDCDDRDSNREETKAEETDELIFGQTGADGILLVFQDCQRASGESEVRQEDAGCTVAESQHHQKTVPAEDVSTQEQHDAEAQGEADDVETSEPGTGEKKQQDNASEAQAYLCENCGKSFARRSNVTRHQRQHCSMTRCTLSQSESDQAEQEAQSCGESSLMFCNKQHLKLHERVHKENAKEVQRERRHTCTQCNKSFYLMHTLRQHLLIHTGEKSFSCEVCGKQFGREGTLKEHQLIHTGERPFKCEQCGKTCARKGDLKIHMLSHSEERPHGCSRCAKTFKQLTKLKQHERVHTGEKPYQCKLCSKRFRLQMSLLVHQYTHTGERPFQCNVCSKAFSSRNNLKKHRMIHTGEKPYHCSFCGKSCRLLQHLLVHERGHTGEKPYTCDKCGKTYTHPSALKAHESTHREKPPRCSTCGQSFSEPAELDNHKCAKAVEKPHSCSHCGKSFSQAVNLKVHQLIHSGQKPHDCKECGKQFNHKSNLSKHMRIHTGEKPFECEHCKRCFRLLQHLTNHRLTHNKSN